The following proteins come from a genomic window of Takifugu rubripes chromosome 11, fTakRub1.2, whole genome shotgun sequence:
- the LOC115251572 gene encoding neuronal tyrosine-phosphorylated phosphoinositide-3-kinase adapter 2-like isoform X1: protein MTSPEEATTFRRFFQYIEDSGLRTYDGLVIQNASDIARENDRIRNQTNWTYLQEKHQKKRRQEDAIKRIGESVAMATDGAYSGKHFRMGFMTMPAPQDRLPPVNQGFAVRSQSLHSVGGGDNDSNQGRKQPPPKPKRDPNTKLSSSSETVDGGSGVNKRYDTKETQETAEARCHLYPEDLKKMPPPKPKRNPNTQLSTSFDESYIRSHGKKKSSLLWDKSSSRSQSPASRDTDDDEPVYIEMVGNIMRELGGQQVVEDEQSEVVYEEMKYPMLEDFLQDSHAALVDAEGWASRCDIPPPFPNLLTHRPPLLVFPSAPAQCSPNSDESPLTPLDVTRLPMMENVSYSKTEHPQSPAHHHKERDQDLDRDLHCTSTITSSGRSSAPPIPSNFSKSSGRSHSGHGYPRSQSACPSPVSMGRSLTPLSLKRPPPYDALMAGGSIPRSSSSSSSSSHRGGEGGAKLSNSSSTHGSMQNVSLRSQTPTSPSEELNNLFTSGRQLKKKGMGRKGRDSEGDSRSQHRHDSRDRDGQSSPVLGRLGRSSVSPTMMLSGGEPKSMCKLGRSASTSGVPSPGGTPQRHLYEPHHHALSQMPWLCGDATMMEMIQKKRVLCREIKARQRPEKNLCKQDSMPILPSWRRKLPPPYSAAPTAKAPGHPTTVFWDTAI, encoded by the exons ATGACGTCTCCGGAGGAGGCCACCACCTTCAGGAGGTTCTTTCAGTACATCGAGGATAGTGGCCTTCGGACGTATGATGGCCTGGTGATCCAGAATGCCTCTGACATCGCCAGAGAGAATGACCGTATTCGGAACCAGACCAACTGGACCTACCTTCAGGAGAAACACCAGAAGAAGAGGCGACAGGAAGATGCCATCAAGAG GATAGGTGAaagtgttgctatggcaacagatGGGGCGTACTCTGGGAAGCACTTTCGAATGGGTTTCATGACGATGCCAGCTCCGCAGGATCGCCTGCCACCAGTTAACCAGGGCTTTGCTGTGCGCTCCCAGTCCCTGCActcagtggggggaggggacaaTGACTCCAACCAAGGACGAAAACAGCCCCCACCCAAACCCAAAAGAGACCCCAATAccaagctgagcagcagttctgaGACCGTGGACGGAGGCTCTGGAGTCAACAAGAGATACGACACCAAAGAGACTCAAGAGACAGCTGAAG CTCGGTGTCATCTGTACCCTGAGGATTTGAAGAAGATGCCCCCTCCCAAGCCCAAGCGGAACCCCAATACTCAGCTCAGCACCTCTTTTGATGAATCGTACATCCGCAGCCATGGCAAAAAGAAGTCTTCTTTGTTGTGGGACAAATCGTCCTCTCGGAGTCAAAGTCCAGCATCACGTGACACAGATGATGACGAGCCAGTTTACATCGAAATGGTGGGAAACATCATGCGGGAGCTTGGAGGACAGCAGGTGGTGGAGGATGAGCAAAGCGAGGTGGTGTATGAGGAGATGAAGTATCCGATGCTGGAGGACTTTCTGCAGGATTCCCATGCTGCCCTAGTGGATGCTGAAGGGTGGGCCTCTCGCTGTGACATCCCACCACCTTTCCCCAACCTCCTAACACATCGTCCACCACTGCTTGTGttcccctctgctcctgcccAGTGCTCCCCCAACTCGGACGAATCACCACTCACACCGTTAGACGTCACCCGGCTGCCCATGATGGAGAATGTTTCCTACAGTAAGACAGAACATCCACAGAGCCCTGCCCACCACCACAAAGAACGAGACCAGGATCTAGACCGAGATCTGcactgcacctccaccatcacctcttCGGGACGCTCTTCGGCTCCTCCTATTCCTTCTAATTTTTCCAAATCCTCTGGTCGCTCCCACAGTGGTCACGGTTATCCTCGGAGCCAATCGGCGTGCCCATCTCCAGTGAGCATGGGCCGATCTTTGACtcccctgagcctgaagaggCCACCGCCTTATGATGCTCTCATGGCTGGAGGAAGCATACCCcgctcttcttcatcatcatcctcatcctctcatcGCGGAGGAGAGGGTGGGGCTAAACTCAGTAACTCCTCGTCCACACACGGATCCATGCAGAATGTGTCATTAAGGTCACAAACACCAACGAGCCCATCTGAAGAACTCAACAACCTGTTCACCTCAGGACGACagctgaagaagaaaggaaTGGGCAGGAAGGGCAGAGACAGTGAAG gagacTCCAGATCTCAGCACCGACATGACAGCAGAGACCGAGACGGACAATCCAGTCCAGTTTTGGGTCGACTCGGCAGGTCTTCAGTCAGCCCCACCATGATGCTGTCagggggag AACCAAAGTCCATGTGTAAACTGGGCCGATCCGCATCGACATCAGGAGTTCCTTCACCAGGTGGAACACCTCAGCGTCACCTGTACGAGCCTCATCACCACGCCCTCAGCCAG ATGCCGTGGCTCTGTGGAGACGCCACCATGATGGAGATGATCCAGAAAAAACGTGTTCTGTGTCGAGAGATCAAAGCTCGTCAGCGGCCTGAAAAGAATCTGTGTAAGCAGGACAGTATGCCCATCctgcccagctggaggaggaaactgCCCCCGCCCTACTCTGCTGCCCCCACCGCCAAGGCCCCCGGACACCCCACCACCGTGTTCTGGGACACGGCCATCTGA
- the LOC115251572 gene encoding neuronal tyrosine-phosphorylated phosphoinositide-3-kinase adapter 2-like isoform X2 — protein MTSPEEATTFRRFFQYIEDSGLRTYDGLVIQNASDIARENDRIRNQTNWTYLQEKHQKKRRQEDAIKRIGESVAMATDGAYSGKHFRMGFMTMPAPQDRLPPVNQGFAVRSQSLHSVGGGDNDSNQGRKQPPPKPKRDPNTKLSSSSETVDGGSGVNKRYDTKETQETAEARCHLYPEDLKKMPPPKPKRNPNTQLSTSFDESYIRSHGKKKSSLLWDKSSSRSQSPASRDTDDDEPVYIEMVGNIMRELGGQQVVEDEQSEVVYEEMKYPMLEDFLQDSHAALVDAEGWASRCDIPPPFPNLLTHRPPLLVFPSAPAQCSPNSDESPLTPLDVTRLPMMENVSYSKTEHPQSPAHHHKERDQDLDRDLHCTSTITSSGRSSAPPIPSNFSKSSGRSHSGHGYPRSQSACPSPVSMGRSLTPLSLKRPPPYDALMAGGSIPRSSSSSSSSSHRGGEGGAKLSNSSSTHGSMQNVSLRSQTPTSPSEELNNLFTSGRQLKKKGMGRKGRDSEGDSRSQHRHDSRDRDGQSSPVLGRLGRSSVSPTMMLSGGEPKSMCKLGRSASTSGVPSPGGTPQRHLYEPHHHALSQD, from the exons ATGACGTCTCCGGAGGAGGCCACCACCTTCAGGAGGTTCTTTCAGTACATCGAGGATAGTGGCCTTCGGACGTATGATGGCCTGGTGATCCAGAATGCCTCTGACATCGCCAGAGAGAATGACCGTATTCGGAACCAGACCAACTGGACCTACCTTCAGGAGAAACACCAGAAGAAGAGGCGACAGGAAGATGCCATCAAGAG GATAGGTGAaagtgttgctatggcaacagatGGGGCGTACTCTGGGAAGCACTTTCGAATGGGTTTCATGACGATGCCAGCTCCGCAGGATCGCCTGCCACCAGTTAACCAGGGCTTTGCTGTGCGCTCCCAGTCCCTGCActcagtggggggaggggacaaTGACTCCAACCAAGGACGAAAACAGCCCCCACCCAAACCCAAAAGAGACCCCAATAccaagctgagcagcagttctgaGACCGTGGACGGAGGCTCTGGAGTCAACAAGAGATACGACACCAAAGAGACTCAAGAGACAGCTGAAG CTCGGTGTCATCTGTACCCTGAGGATTTGAAGAAGATGCCCCCTCCCAAGCCCAAGCGGAACCCCAATACTCAGCTCAGCACCTCTTTTGATGAATCGTACATCCGCAGCCATGGCAAAAAGAAGTCTTCTTTGTTGTGGGACAAATCGTCCTCTCGGAGTCAAAGTCCAGCATCACGTGACACAGATGATGACGAGCCAGTTTACATCGAAATGGTGGGAAACATCATGCGGGAGCTTGGAGGACAGCAGGTGGTGGAGGATGAGCAAAGCGAGGTGGTGTATGAGGAGATGAAGTATCCGATGCTGGAGGACTTTCTGCAGGATTCCCATGCTGCCCTAGTGGATGCTGAAGGGTGGGCCTCTCGCTGTGACATCCCACCACCTTTCCCCAACCTCCTAACACATCGTCCACCACTGCTTGTGttcccctctgctcctgcccAGTGCTCCCCCAACTCGGACGAATCACCACTCACACCGTTAGACGTCACCCGGCTGCCCATGATGGAGAATGTTTCCTACAGTAAGACAGAACATCCACAGAGCCCTGCCCACCACCACAAAGAACGAGACCAGGATCTAGACCGAGATCTGcactgcacctccaccatcacctcttCGGGACGCTCTTCGGCTCCTCCTATTCCTTCTAATTTTTCCAAATCCTCTGGTCGCTCCCACAGTGGTCACGGTTATCCTCGGAGCCAATCGGCGTGCCCATCTCCAGTGAGCATGGGCCGATCTTTGACtcccctgagcctgaagaggCCACCGCCTTATGATGCTCTCATGGCTGGAGGAAGCATACCCcgctcttcttcatcatcatcctcatcctctcatcGCGGAGGAGAGGGTGGGGCTAAACTCAGTAACTCCTCGTCCACACACGGATCCATGCAGAATGTGTCATTAAGGTCACAAACACCAACGAGCCCATCTGAAGAACTCAACAACCTGTTCACCTCAGGACGACagctgaagaagaaaggaaTGGGCAGGAAGGGCAGAGACAGTGAAG gagacTCCAGATCTCAGCACCGACATGACAGCAGAGACCGAGACGGACAATCCAGTCCAGTTTTGGGTCGACTCGGCAGGTCTTCAGTCAGCCCCACCATGATGCTGTCagggggag AACCAAAGTCCATGTGTAAACTGGGCCGATCCGCATCGACATCAGGAGTTCCTTCACCAGGTGGAACACCTCAGCGTCACCTGTACGAGCCTCATCACCACGCCCTCAGCCAG GACTGA
- the LOC115251573 gene encoding sodium/potassium-transporting ATPase subunit beta-3-like isoform X1: protein MKEAKEGGMKEAKDSWTDVIYNRRSGEFLGRTSSSWGLILLFYLVFYGVLAGMFSLTIWVLLQTLDENVPRHQDRIANPGLVIHPHTSEIIFNRSNAADYSQYTQQLHNLLQWYNDSVQGSNDLCLVGEYTEQEHTAIKKVCQFKRSILQQCSGLGDSSFGYADGKPCVLIKMNRVVGLKPQGDPYIHCTAKSDAQLRIQYFPEEARLDKMFFPYYGKKAHPNYVQPMVAVKLLFSKQDYDAELRVECKLEGTNLRNNDERDKFMGRVSFQVKVSE from the exons ATGAAGGAGGcgaaggaaggagggatgaaggaggcgaAGGACTCCTGGACAGATGTCATCTATAACCGCAGGAGCGGAGAGTTCCTGGGGAGGACCTCCAGCAGCTGGG GCCTCATCCTGCTCTTTTACCTGGTCTTCTACGGCGTTCTGGCAGGAATGTTCTCCCTCACCATTTGGGTCCTGTTGCAGACTCTGGATGAAAATGTTCCTCGCCATCAGGACCGCATTGCTAACCCAG GTTTGGTCATTCATCCTCACACATCTGAAATCATTTTCAACCGCAGCAACGCGGCAGACTACAGTCAGTACACGCAACAACTGCACAACCTTCTGCAGT GGTACAACGACAGCGTTCAGGGGAGCAATGATCTGTGTCTGGTGGGCGAGTACACCGAGCAAGAGCACACGGCCATCAAGAAGGTGTGTCAGTTCAAACgcagcatcctgcagcagtGCTCCGGCCTGGGAGACTCCAGCTTCGGATATGCTGATGGGAAACCCTGCGTCCTCATTAAAATGAACCGT GTGGTCGGACTAAAGCCACAAGGTGACCCGTACATCCACTGCACCGCCAAG AGTGATGCTCAGTTAAGGATTCAGTATTTTCCTGAAGAGGCTCGTCTGGATAAAATGTTCTTCCCGTATTATGGAAAAAAGGCTCAT CCCAACTACGTGCAGCCGATGGTTGCTGTCAAGCTGCTGTTTTCTAAACAGGATTATGACGCAGAGCTGAGAGTTGAATGTAAACTCGAGGGGACAAATTTACGGAACAACGATGAGCGGGACAAATTCATGGGTCGTGTTTCATTCCAGGTCAAAGTGTCTGAGTAA
- the LOC115251573 gene encoding sodium/potassium-transporting ATPase subunit beta-3-like isoform X2: MFSLTIWVLLQTLDENVPRHQDRIANPGLVIHPHTSEIIFNRSNAADYSQYTQQLHNLLQWYNDSVQGSNDLCLVGEYTEQEHTAIKKVCQFKRSILQQCSGLGDSSFGYADGKPCVLIKMNRVVGLKPQGDPYIHCTAKSDAQLRIQYFPEEARLDKMFFPYYGKKAHPNYVQPMVAVKLLFSKQDYDAELRVECKLEGTNLRNNDERDKFMGRVSFQVKVSE, encoded by the exons ATGTTCTCCCTCACCATTTGGGTCCTGTTGCAGACTCTGGATGAAAATGTTCCTCGCCATCAGGACCGCATTGCTAACCCAG GTTTGGTCATTCATCCTCACACATCTGAAATCATTTTCAACCGCAGCAACGCGGCAGACTACAGTCAGTACACGCAACAACTGCACAACCTTCTGCAGT GGTACAACGACAGCGTTCAGGGGAGCAATGATCTGTGTCTGGTGGGCGAGTACACCGAGCAAGAGCACACGGCCATCAAGAAGGTGTGTCAGTTCAAACgcagcatcctgcagcagtGCTCCGGCCTGGGAGACTCCAGCTTCGGATATGCTGATGGGAAACCCTGCGTCCTCATTAAAATGAACCGT GTGGTCGGACTAAAGCCACAAGGTGACCCGTACATCCACTGCACCGCCAAG AGTGATGCTCAGTTAAGGATTCAGTATTTTCCTGAAGAGGCTCGTCTGGATAAAATGTTCTTCCCGTATTATGGAAAAAAGGCTCAT CCCAACTACGTGCAGCCGATGGTTGCTGTCAAGCTGCTGTTTTCTAAACAGGATTATGACGCAGAGCTGAGAGTTGAATGTAAACTCGAGGGGACAAATTTACGGAACAACGATGAGCGGGACAAATTCATGGGTCGTGTTTCATTCCAGGTCAAAGTGTCTGAGTAA
- the LOC101063172 gene encoding estrogen-related receptor gamma-like, giving the protein MMREGVRIDRVRGGRQKYRRRTEPGRPYKGNVVISDLLLIEPPPMAANLQEPANEGGLCNLLTLCDLLNRQLLLLIGWAKQIPGFLNLSLVDQMSLLQSGWMEVLLVGVAWRSQKTGGEELVFAANLQLTGAQCGAMGLSHLYEALHLLSLRYQLMQLRGEEAVTLKAIALANSDTDPVDCPDSVQRFQDQLHEALQEHGSSHGEHQRAGRLLMTLPLLRQTAEHAVKNLLQLHRRYRVPLHKLLLEMLEAKV; this is encoded by the exons ATGATGCGGGAGG GTGTGCGGATCGATCGAGTTCGTGGGGGGCGACAAAAGTacaggaggaggacggagcctGGACGGCCCTACAAAG GAAACGTGGTCATTTCAGATCTGCTGCTGATAGAGCCTCCTCCAATGGCTGCCAATCTGCAGGAACCAGCCAATGAGGGTGGCCTCTGCAACCTCCTGACACTCTGTGACCTCTTGAACcgacagctgctgctcttgaTTGGCTGGGCCAAACAGATTCCAG GCTTCCTAAACCTCTCATTGGTCGACCAGATGTCTTTACTGCAGAGTGGCTGGATGGAAGTGCTGCTGGTGGGTGTGGCCTGGAGATCACAGAAGACGGGAGGGGAGGAGCTTGTGTTTGCAGCCAATCTGCAGCTCACTGGGGCTCAGTGTGGAGCCATGGGACTGTCCCACCTGTATGAGGCTCTGCACCTTCTGAGCCTGAGGTACCAGCTGATGCAGCTGAGGGGCGAGGAGGCCGTGACTCTCAAGGCCATCGCCCTGGCCAACTCAG ACACTGATCCAGTGGACTGTCCAGACTCGGTCCAGAGGTTCCAGGATCAGCTTCATGAGGCCTTGCAGGAGCACGGCTCATCCCACGGGGAGCACCAACGGGCTGGCCGCCTGCTTATGACCCTCCCCCTGCTGCGGCAGACTGCTGAGCATGCTGTGaagaacctgctgcagctgcaccgcCGGTACCGTGTCCCCCTccacaagctgctgctggagatgctggaagcCAAAGTCTGA
- the LOC101063394 gene encoding latent-transforming growth factor beta-binding protein 4-like yields MCTCSEGFRPNDNKTACQDVDECVKPVVCVDGRCINTEGSFQCQCETGFTPNPEKTTCLDVDECVSTAGLVCGSQRCENTIGSYRCHTSCDPGFQVTLTGGCVDINECGNETVCGEHAFCENLAGTYRCVCDRGFASSADGKACEDEDECVSLSGVCGSARCENVEGSFMCECDRTGYEFDASRRECVDTHTSNPSSSSSSSSSSSLSSSSSSSSSSSSSSSQALPAARPGEVRECYYNLAEAGTCSLLVANSSHQECCCTVGEGWGLGCQYHTCPSTDSADFLTLCPSGRGYVASRPGSFSYTDVDECKRFHPNVCKNGVCVNNSPGYSCYCTNGYVYNSKLLECVDHDECEEESCVGGACVNTVGSYYCSCPPPLLLDDTQRTCVNSSHITVDENLSVCWQRVTTDLVCQSPLLGPHVTFTSCCCFYGEGWGMQCALCPSTDSDDYANLCSTFDQTPLLDTFPDSSSPGIEAGGAAPPYPPPYRPDSIPPAVVPSTDFSPDYDEYSPAGGSTPGFRGSTRDSYSQPDGSYPRPDYSIGGFYPEVDFGSPDGSPIQDPSLRIPQDPQAGRGFGTWHPPPQVSRPDGAPLAPLAPLPGRPHQSEEEEDVSWRPGPPFPPFPPFPPFPDRSRGGAPRRVYERRYESYDRMSTAEDCGILHGCENGRCIRVSEGYTCDCYHGYKLDMTSMTCTDTNECEDGVDGVDSPCVNARCVNTEGSFRCICLRGFVMTEPNHCVAA; encoded by the exons ATGTGCACGTGTTCTGAGGGTTTCAGACCGAATGACAACAAGACTGCCTGTCAGg ATGTGGACGAGTGTGTGAAGCCGGTGGTGTGTGTCGACGGTCGCTGTATAAACACTGAAGGCTCCTTCCAGTGTCAATGTGAGACTGGCTTCACCCCCAACCCAGAGAAGACAACCTGTCTtg ATGTTGAcgagtgtgtttccactgccGGGCTCGTTTGTGGGTCCCAACGTTGTGAGAATACGATTGGTTCTTACCGCTGTCACACATCCTGTGATCCAGGTTTCCAAGTCACCTTGACTGGAGGCTGTGTGG ATATTAACGAGTGTGGTAATGAGACAGTGTGTGGAGAACACGCCTTCTGCGAGAACCTGGCAGGAACATACCGCTGTGTGTGTGACCGTGGGTTCGCTTCCAGTGCTGATGGCAAAGCCTGTGAGG atgaagatgagtgtgtgtctctctcgGGTGTGTGCGGTTCTGCTCGCTGTGAGAACGTAGAAGGTTCCTTCATGTGTGAATGTGACAGAACAGGATACGAGTTTGATGCTAGCAGGAGAGAgtgtgtggacacacacacgtccaacccctcttcctcgtcctcgtcctcgtcgtcctcgtcgttgtcctcctcctcctcctcctcctcctcctcctcctcctcatcatcacaggCTCTGCCAGCTGCTCGCCCAGGAGAGGTCAGAGAGTGTTACTACAACCTGGCAGAGGCAGGAACGTGCAGCCTGCTGGTGGCCAACAGCAGCCACCAGGAGTGCTGCTGCACAgtgggggagggatgggggcTGGGCTGCCAGTATCACACCTGTCCGTCAACAGACTCAG CTGATTTCCTGACTCTGTGTCCCAGTGGGAGGGGCTATGTGGCGAGCAGACCAGGAAGCTTCAGCTACACag ATGTGGACGAGTGTAAACGTTTTCATCCGAATGTGTGTAAGAATGGAGTGTGTGTCAACAACAGCCCCGGATACAGCTGCTACTGCACCAACGGATACGTTTACAACAGCAAGCTGTTGGAGTGTGTCG atcaCGATGAGTGTGAAGAGGAGAgctgtgtgggcggagcctgtgtCAACACGGTTGGCTCCTATTACTGCAGCTGcccgcctcctctgctgctggatgacACGCAGCGTACCTGTGTCAACTCCTCCCACATCACTGTGG ATGAGAACCTGTCGGTGTGCTGGCAGCGCGTCACCACAGACCTGGTGTGTCAGAGCCCTCTGCTGGGCCCTCACGTCACcttcaccagctgctgctgcttctatgGCGAGGGCTGGGGGATGCAGTGTGCCCTCTGCCCTTCCACGGACTCTG ATGACTACGCCAACCTGTGCAGCACCTTTGACCAGACTCCTCTCCTGGACACTTTTCCAGACTCTTCCAGTCCAGGAAtagaagctggaggagcag ctcctccttacCCCCCTCCCTACAGGCCAGATTCCATCCCTCCTGCCGTGGTCCCCAGTACAGACTTCAGTCCAGACTATGATGAGtactctccagcagggggcagcacacccGGGTTTAGAGGGAGTACACGTGACAGCTACAGCCAGCCCGATGGAAGCTATCCCAGGCCAGATTACAG TATCGGGGGGTTCTACCCTGAAGTGGACTTTGGCTCCCCTGATGGTTCCCCTATCCAGGACCCTTCCCTGCGCATCCCTCAGGACCCCCAGGCTGGAAGAGGGTTTGGGACTTGGCACCCACCTCCTCAAGTATCCCGACCTGACggggctcctctggctcctctggctcctctgccTGGGAGGCCCCATCagtcggaggaggaggaagacgtgtCGTGGAGGCCGggtcctcccttccctcccttccctcccttccctcccttccctgaCAGGAGCCGAGGAGGCGCCCCGAGGAGGGTCTATGAGA GACGTTACGAGTCCTACGACCGCATGAGCACCGCCGAGGACTGTGGGATCCTGCACGGCTGTGAGAACGGCCGCTGCATCAGGGTCTCTGAGGGATACACCTGTGACTGTTACCATGGATACAAGCTGGACATGACCAGCATGACGTGTACAG ACACTAACGAGTGCGAGGACGGCGTGGACGGCGTGGACAGCCCCTGTGTCAACGCTCGCTGCGTGAACACGGAAGGTTCGTTTCGCTGCATCTGTCTGCGAGGATTCGTCATGACCGAACCCAACCACTGTGTGGCTGCATAA